The bacterium region CATCTAGAAATACTTCTTGAATAACCCCGCTGGCACCTCCCAAAGCTACTGCCTTATTACCCAATCTGGAAGGAACAATCTTAACTATACGAAAAGCTTCTTCAAAGGCCCATTTAGCTACAGTTTCTTTTATAGGCTCTACTATAAAAGTGCCTGCTTCTTCTATTCCTCCACCTAAAACAACCATTTCAGGATTTAAGAAATTCACAAAAAATGCTATCTTGATACCCAGATTTACCCCTGCTTCTCTTAGCAAGTCAATAGCTAGCTTATCTCCTGCTTTTGCTGCCTTAACTACTGTCCTGAAGGTTACCATTTCTGACCTTCCCCCTGCCAAAGCAAGAATCTCTGATTCTTTTCCTTCCTTAATAGCTTGCTTAGCTTTATAAGAAAGACCCATATCTAACTCCCATCGCAATAGATAAAATAACTTCTCCTGTTCTTTTTCTGGAAGGCATTCAAATTCTGGATTGTGGATATTAACCTCTCCTGCAATCCCACTGCTACCTTTATATATCTGCCCATTGATCATAATGCCACAACCGACCCCAGCGTACATATACAACATATTCTTTATGGTAGGGTCAAGGCCTAACCATTTTTCTCCAAAGGCAGCTATAGTAGCATCGTTCTCGATAATAGTAGGGACGCCAAACTTATCTTCAAAAAGATCCTTAACAGCTATACAAATCGAGATATCCTTCACACCTCTTTCATTAGGCCATTTGATTTTTTGTCCAGGCACATCAATAATTCCAGGCACTCCTACACCAATCCCTTTTAGTTTTTTTACATCTAGTTTCGAATTTTCTAATACCTTACTCACTACCTCAACTAAAGAATAAATAGTTGATTCTCCGTTTTCAACCGATAGAGGACTGGTCGTGGTTGTAACTCCACTGAACCTATCTTGTCTCATCTCATAGAGGACATTTGATTCTAGATCTACAGCCACGCCAACTATGTCCATTATATTCAACCCAACTCCAATGACAAAACCAGCTTTCGGATTCAACTTTATCAAAGTCGGCCTACGTCCTCCGCTCGATTCGTCCAAACCGAGCTCTAACACTAATCCTTTCTCAATGTAATGACTAATGTAGTTTGACACAGTCACTATATTGATGCCTGTAACTTTCGAGATATCGGCCTTGGTAACGGATTCCTTCCTCCTAATCATCTCCAAAATAGAGAGATTCTTTCTTTCTCTGTCCGATAAAAAATCATTATCAATACGTAACGACTCTTTCATTTTTTTATTACCCTCCTTCTTGTTTTGAATTATTTCTACATTACAACAAAAATAACCTCTTTTGTGTGCAATCTATGCTTTAAGCGCTCCAGCTGTAATCCCCTTAATAATATTCTTCTGCATGATCATATAAATTATAATCAGTGGAAGAGCTGCGATTGTCAAACCAGCCATAAGTAATGGATAATTAGTTATATGTTGTCCTTGAAATGTCCAAAGTCCTACCTGAATCGGCAAGAGCTCTTCTTTACGCACAACAATTAATGCCAAAAGATACTCATTCCATATTGTAAGAGAAGAGATTATTGCTACTGTCGCTAACGCTGGAGTTGCCAACGGTAACATTATGCGCCAGTATATACCCATTCGAGAACAACCGTCTATTCTCGCAGCATCTTCGAGGTCACGGGGGACTCCTTCGAAAAATCCTTTCAGGATAAAGATAGCCAATGGTAAACCTGCATTAATGTATGGGAGTATTAATCCAATACGTGTATCAACTAACTGTAATCTAATCAGAAGGATATATAGGGGTATAAATGCCCCTGGGATTGGTATCATCATAGAAGCCAGAAATAAATAAAATAAAAGATTTCTTCCTCGAAATTGAAATCTGGCAAAAGCATAAGCTGCTAACGAAGCAAATAATAGAACCCCTGTAACAGCAGTAGTTGTATATATAAGACTATTAAAAAAATAAGTACCAAATCTAGCCTGTTTCCAAGCAATTATGTAATTATTCCATTTAAAACTAGATGGAATTAAGCTCATATTTAAGAATACTTCACTTTGAGATTTTAGCGAGGTTGAAAGCATCCACAAAAGAGGAAATAAACAGCTAACGGATACTAAACATAAAAAAGAGTGAATAATAAACTTTTCAACTATTCTCTTGCTATTAATTCTTCTCGTAGCCATTTTCAATCATCCTCTTTTTTACCTCCGTAATCTGCGCCTTGAACACTCCATCTGAAATATTGACAAAATAAGCAGAAGCCCACCGAATACTATTGCCATAGCTGTACCGTATCCAAAATGATAGTAAGAGAAAGCTTCTTTGTAAATCCTCGTTATAGGGACCTCTGTATGAAAACCCGGCCCACCTTGAGTCATCGCCATAATTAGGTCAAATATCTGCATTGTCCCCAATATAGTTAATACAGAAACAATAGTTGCCACGGGAACTAGCAGAGGTAAAGTTATATAACGAAATTGGTTCCAAGTGCCAGCGCCATCCACCTTAGCTGCTTCATAGAGATCCTCTGGTATTGTCTGTAATCCCGCTAGAAATAGAATAAATGCAAACCCGAATCCTCGCCAACAATGGGCCACAGCTACTGAAATAAGAGATGAGTTTGCCTCAGAGAGCCATGCCCGAACATGATTGCCTAATCCTATAATCCGCAGGATATGATTTAAGATTCCATAATTTCCATCGTATATCCAAAGCCAAATATACCCAACGACAATCAGAGATAACATAGGTGGCATAAAAAAGATAACCCGGTATATCGTTCGCCCATTCGTAATGCCACGATATAACAAGATAGCTAACAGTAATGCCAAACCATTCTGGAATGTAAGAGCGATAATGGAAACAATAGAGGCATTTAGTACTGAAGTCCACCAAATAGGGTTATTGAATATAATATCAATATAATTCTTTAGACCAACAAATTGCATATCCGGAGCAATACCATCCCACCTATAGAAACTAAGTTGAAAAGTCCTTAAAAAAGGATAAAGGCCGAATATCAAATATATGCTAAGAGCTGGTAACACAAAGAGATAGGAATTCCAGTTATGTCTGATATATCTGATTTTTTCCTTTTTCATCACTCGAGTTTATCTTTTAGACGCTGTGCTTCTTCGAGAACTTTGATAGAGGTCTTCTCCCCGATAATTATTGATTGAATTCCTTTTCTTAAGACCTCTCTCACTTCATTTTTTTCTTCTACTTCTAAATCTGGTATAATCCTTTCCATGCCCTTGGCAAACTTTGCCAATACAGGTGAAAGTCCGTCTATCACATTTCTATTGGCAGACAGGGTATGGGCCTTTTCTACATATTCTATTTGTCGCTCCTTATCCGTAAACCACTTTAAGAATTTTATGGCTTCTAGTTTCTGGGAAGATTTACCATTTACAGCAGCACAGATACCTGTACCACCAAACAAAAGCACCGGATTCGCAGCCTCTGTATCTTGAGGGAAAGACATAACATCATATTCGAGGTCTGGGTTCATCTGGTAATATACATTCACAGCCCAAGATCCGTTCATCGCCATGGCAGCCAGACCATTGGCGAAGGCTTGTTCTGACTGTTTGTTAGACATTATTGCTATCCCTTCTATAAACATCTCATTATCTCGCATCTCGACGAACTTATCAAAAGCAGCCTCCCATTCTGGTGATACATATGACCTTTCACCTACCCAAGTAGCCCGCACATTATCTTCACCAAGAAAACTCCAGGCATAACTATTAAGAAACCACTCAGCAAGTCCTAAATCACCAAATCCAGCAGTAAAAGGGGCTATACCCTTAGCTCGTAATTTTCTACCCGCAGCAATAAACTCTTCCCATGTAGCAGGTGGATTCATTGGATCAAGTCCTGCTTTTTCAAAGAGTCTCTTATTATAGAATATTTGTATATTCATAACAGTCAACGGCACAGCATAAGTGCCGGGTATAACACCCCACTGATTTCCATCTTGGTAAGAGCCACGTTTTATTGCTTCTGGAAAAAATCTATCTTTCCATCCTTCTTCCATTTCGTCGGTTAGGTTAGATATATGTCCGGCATTTATATATCTAGCCAAAAATTCTCCTCAACCCCATACCCCAATAATATCTGGCAGGGTACTAGATAAAGCAGCTGCTTGCAATTTATTTTTATAGAGATCCCCACTTGGAGAAGAGAGTACAAACTTCACTTTTACTCCGGTTTCCTCTTCATATTGATCAGCAAATTCTTCCAAGATCGATTGCCTATCTGTCCACCAATGCCAGAATGTTATAAGAGGTTTCTTTTTTGCTCCAATTTCCTTATCTTTATCTTGACCACACCCAACGAACAATATGGGTCCCATAATAAACAGATAGATGACCAATATCCACTTTTTACAAGGATATACCATCGCAAATTTCCTCCATTTAAAGTTCTGATTAAATCTAAATAACCCTCATCTTTTTATATAGTTATAACAGTAACACCCCAATTTGTCAAGTGCGAACACGCTCCATAAGAGAGATTGCTGAAAAAGTCATTACCGAGCAAGCGGGAATCTATATGTACAATGCATTACAAGCACACTCTATTTTTTTTGTGTCCTTTTATGATTCCATCAAGCTCGTCACCTGTCCCCGAATTAATCTCTTCGCGCTGCATAAAAATCATAAGGCCGATAGCAAAAAGTGTCCCAATTAATAAAAGAGGTAAACTTTTAATTGACATCCCAGTAATCAACATCAGTCCAACCGTAGGGAATCCAACCCAAGGGAGAACTAGAGACGGGGCCCAATTTTCCCGTTGTAAATCCCCATGAGGAAATTGGGATGTGTCCCTGATTTTTCTGATTTTTAGATAGCCTCTTCTAACTGCCAAATAACCTAAAATCAGTAACCCTCCTGCAACAACAAACGCACCAATCCCAACAATAACCCACAGCCCCTCATGAGAACCAAGCCATGATAAGGCTGGTTGTATACCTTGCGTAAAGAAGTCCTGCAAGGGACTCACTTGCGTCTCCCCTAAAAATCGACCTAGTCCACCAAACCCAAAGAAACCTGCAGCTTGAACAACAGCTGGCCTGCCGCCAGTAGGAGATAAACCCTGTGCAGCAAAAAACTCTTCTCGTCCTGGGCATCCTTTTTCAGTGTCACCTCTGCAATCCAAGGATTTGCAATAAGGGCAGTTTATACGTTCTCTTCCTATAGGACCTAATCCCTCGATAGTTTCGAACGAAAACTGCCTTCCAGAAACCACTGTGCCTTGCGCAACTTGTCCATCAGCAAGAAACATGCGTCGTCCAAGATCGCATATTTCAAAGTTCATCCCAGGTGGCATATTTTCATTTACTACTGTATTTGAATCTATCTCACCAGATCTTTCTAATTGCTTAAATCTACCCAGTCGATCCAACCATGCTAAGGTAATCTCCTCAGATTTCATGCCTTGATAGATATAGGTTCTTATAGTATCAATCAAATCCGGTTCGTCTTTACGTTGAAATAAAAACAACCAACAAGCGAAAGTAACTCTAGGCCTATCTCCTCTTTGTATATCGTTATATTCGGTAATTCTATTTCTAATCGCCACTGCATATTCACAATACTTCTCTACGCCAACTTTACGCATCCAAGCACTCGGCGCAACGCTTAAAACAAATGTTCTCTTCCCCTCTCCTGACCCTAATAATCTCCCTAAAGCTCTATCCGTTACAGAACCTGGTACAAATACAGCAGAAAATATAGTTTCTGGATTAAATAAATCTACAACATCACTCGCATCTGTATCATAAATAATATCGTAATAATCTACAAAAAAGTCATTCCTGTAGGTCATAACCTCTGGTGCTCCTACTTCATCTTTTGCCTGTTCAAGCCATATCCACGGCATAGAAACAACCCTAAAGGTGGCTGCCATGTCACAGTGGTCGCATTGACTAGAACATCCATCCGTAGCTACAACTCTACTCTGTTCTCTTCTTATTTCAGCTACTTTTACTTCTTTCTGCCTTATATTATCTTCATATATCTTCTTCCTTTCCCCTTCCAATAAAGGCACAAACCACATAGCAGGAGGAAGCATAACTGTTTTTAATACATCTCCGAGCAGTTCAGTACGAGTGCTATAAGCATTAACATACTGATCCATAGATTCTGTCTGTACAGCCTTTTCAAGTAACCTTACG contains the following coding sequences:
- a CDS encoding ROK family transcriptional regulator — translated: MKESLRIDNDFLSDRERKNLSILEMIRRKESVTKADISKVTGINIVTVSNYISHYIEKGLVLELGLDESSGGRRPTLIKLNPKAGFVIGVGLNIMDIVGVAVDLESNVLYEMRQDRFSGVTTTTSPLSVENGESTIYSLVEVVSKVLENSKLDVKKLKGIGVGVPGIIDVPGQKIKWPNERGVKDISICIAVKDLFEDKFGVPTIIENDATIAAFGEKWLGLDPTIKNMLYMYAGVGCGIMINGQIYKGSSGIAGEVNIHNPEFECLPEKEQEKLFYLLRWELDMGLSYKAKQAIKEGKESEILALAGGRSEMVTFRTVVKAAKAGDKLAIDLLREAGVNLGIKIAFFVNFLNPEMVVLGGGIEEAGTFIVEPIKETVAKWAFEEAFRIVKIVPSRLGNKAVALGGASGVIQEVFLDV
- a CDS encoding carbohydrate ABC transporter permease; this translates as MATRRINSKRIVEKFIIHSFLCLVSVSCLFPLLWMLSTSLKSQSEVFLNMSLIPSSFKWNNYIIAWKQARFGTYFFNSLIYTTTAVTGVLLFASLAAYAFARFQFRGRNLLFYLFLASMMIPIPGAFIPLYILLIRLQLVDTRIGLILPYINAGLPLAIFILKGFFEGVPRDLEDAARIDGCSRMGIYWRIMLPLATPALATVAIISSLTIWNEYLLALIVVRKEELLPIQVGLWTFQGQHITNYPLLMAGLTIAALPLIIIYMIMQKNIIKGITAGALKA
- a CDS encoding sugar ABC transporter permease; its protein translation is MKKEKIRYIRHNWNSYLFVLPALSIYLIFGLYPFLRTFQLSFYRWDGIAPDMQFVGLKNYIDIIFNNPIWWTSVLNASIVSIIALTFQNGLALLLAILLYRGITNGRTIYRVIFFMPPMLSLIVVGYIWLWIYDGNYGILNHILRIIGLGNHVRAWLSEANSSLISVAVAHCWRGFGFAFILFLAGLQTIPEDLYEAAKVDGAGTWNQFRYITLPLLVPVATIVSVLTILGTMQIFDLIMAMTQGGPGFHTEVPITRIYKEAFSYYHFGYGTAMAIVFGGLLLILSIFQMECSRRRLRR
- a CDS encoding extracellular solute-binding protein, translated to MARYINAGHISNLTDEMEEGWKDRFFPEAIKRGSYQDGNQWGVIPGTYAVPLTVMNIQIFYNKRLFEKAGLDPMNPPATWEEFIAAGRKLRAKGIAPFTAGFGDLGLAEWFLNSYAWSFLGEDNVRATWVGERSYVSPEWEAAFDKFVEMRDNEMFIEGIAIMSNKQSEQAFANGLAAMAMNGSWAVNVYYQMNPDLEYDVMSFPQDTEAANPVLLFGGTGICAAVNGKSSQKLEAIKFLKWFTDKERQIEYVEKAHTLSANRNVIDGLSPVLAKFAKGMERIIPDLEVEEKNEVREVLRKGIQSIIIGEKTSIKVLEEAQRLKDKLE
- a CDS encoding extracellular solute-binding protein gives rise to the protein MVYPCKKWILVIYLFIMGPILFVGCGQDKDKEIGAKKKPLITFWHWWTDRQSILEEFADQYEEETGVKVKFVLSSPSGDLYKNKLQAAALSSTLPDIIGVWG